The Chloroflexota bacterium nucleotide sequence GTCGAGAATGACATCATTGTTCATATTCAGCGCTATCACTGTGACGCGTCCCGTGGCCGTCAATCCCAACAAATGGATGCCATCGACGTCCCAGGCGAAATGCGCCGACCAATTCTGCCGCCGCGGGTGAAAGAGGGGGGCGCTCTCGCCCGTGAGCGGATCTTCTATTTCGGTTGTGGCGTGCTTGAACAGGTTACAACGATGGCAGGCGAAGCAGAGGTTGTCGAACTCGTTCGTTCCTCCCTTGCTGCGGGGCAGGATGTGATCGATCACCATAGGATAGCCCGAGTGGGCCTGGCCGGTATGACAATAGGCGCAACGATGATCGTCCGCAACCAGCACAGTTGACGCCGCAATTTCGCCGAGATGTGAATGCTCATGGCAGTCTAT carries:
- a CDS encoding HNH endonuclease encodes the protein MLVADDHRCAYCHTGQAHSGYPMVIDHILPRSKGGTNEFDNLCFACHRCNLFKHATTEIEDPLTGESAPLFHPRRQNWSAHFAWDVDGIHLLGLTATGRVTVIALNMNNDVILDARRNWMRVGWHPPENPA